The following are encoded in a window of Providencia rettgeri genomic DNA:
- the apaH gene encoding bis(5'-nucleosyl)-tetraphosphatase (symmetrical) ApaH — MSTYIVGDIHGCYRELRELMDSVNFDPQQDTLWLTGDLVARGAESLQVLRYVKSLGNSARLVLGNHDLHLLGIYCKISRNKPKDHLDELLHAPDLDELVNWLRRQPLLQIDEERKMVMTHAGITPQWDIETAKMCAREVEAVLSSDAYPLFIDSMYGDMPNNWSDSLMGLARLRFSTNALTRLRYCFPNGQLDMICKENPKKAPAPLKPWFDLPSQIPNDYAIFFGHWASLEGKCTPDNVYAMDTGCCWGGDLTLLHWETKQYHRQKSYQKSRKGS, encoded by the coding sequence ATGTCGACATATATAGTAGGTGATATTCACGGCTGCTATCGTGAATTACGTGAATTGATGGACAGTGTCAATTTTGATCCACAACAAGACACGTTATGGCTAACTGGCGACTTAGTCGCCCGTGGTGCAGAGTCACTGCAAGTTTTACGTTACGTTAAAAGCCTTGGCAATTCAGCTCGTTTAGTACTGGGTAATCACGATCTTCATTTACTGGGTATCTATTGCAAAATTAGCCGCAATAAACCTAAGGATCATCTGGATGAATTATTGCATGCACCTGATTTAGATGAGTTGGTCAATTGGTTGCGGCGCCAGCCACTGCTGCAAATAGATGAAGAACGAAAAATGGTCATGACCCATGCAGGGATCACACCGCAATGGGATATCGAAACGGCAAAAATGTGTGCAAGAGAAGTTGAAGCAGTGCTTTCTAGCGATGCATACCCTTTATTTATTGATTCAATGTATGGTGACATGCCAAACAATTGGTCTGATAGCTTAATGGGGCTGGCTCGCTTACGCTTTAGTACCAACGCACTCACTCGTTTACGTTATTGCTTCCCGAATGGGCAATTGGATATGATCTGCAAAGAAAATCCCAAAAAAGCCCCTGCCCCGTTAAAACCTTGGTTTGATTTGCCAAGTCAAATTCCTAACGATTACGCCATCTTTTTTGGTCATTGGGCATCACTGGAAGGGAAATGCACACCCGATAATGTGTATGCCATGGACACCGGCTGTTGTTGGGGCGGCGATTTAACGCTGCTCCATTGGGAAACCAAACAATACCATCGGCAAAAATCCTATCAAAAGAGCCGCAAGGGTTCTTAG
- the folA gene encoding type 3 dihydrofolate reductase — MNISLIAAMAIDQVIGMEKAMPWNLPGDLAWFKRNTLNKPVIMGRVTYESIGRPLPQRVNIVLSSQPAGADNTVIWVTSIEEALAAAQAIEGVEEVMVIGGGKVYQQFLPLANKLYLTHVDAEVIGDTHFPAYEPDEWDSIFTEYHEADENNTHGYCFEILTKRE, encoded by the coding sequence ATGAATATTAGCTTAATCGCAGCAATGGCGATCGATCAGGTTATCGGCATGGAAAAAGCGATGCCTTGGAATTTACCGGGGGATCTGGCGTGGTTCAAACGAAATACGTTAAATAAACCCGTGATTATGGGACGTGTGACTTATGAGTCTATAGGGCGTCCATTACCACAGCGAGTTAATATCGTGCTTAGCAGTCAGCCAGCTGGCGCGGATAATACAGTTATTTGGGTCACCTCTATTGAGGAAGCGCTCGCGGCTGCACAAGCGATAGAGGGCGTCGAGGAAGTAATGGTGATTGGTGGTGGTAAGGTTTACCAACAATTTTTACCGTTAGCGAATAAACTCTATTTAACTCATGTTGATGCGGAAGTGATTGGCGATACCCATTTCCCTGCATATGAGCCTGATGAGTGGGATTCTATTTTTACGGAATATCACGAAGCGGATGAAAACAATACGCACGGTTATTGCTTTGAGATCCTGACCAAAAGAGAATGA
- a CDS encoding LysE family translocator produces MYETSIMVATIAALGMLSPGPDFFLIVKNAARYQRSAALMTAFGVIAAIALHMSYCVAGLAVLITTTPWLFNILKYAGAAYLVWIGIKSLLPQSGHLVDLNTTEHEVVSFKKAFMQGFLCNVLNPKATLFFLAVFTQVLDINSTFGEKLWFAFIIWGLAVIYWPILVFLIQSAPVRKGLAKVQKYVDRILGVILVAFGIRVALS; encoded by the coding sequence ATGTACGAAACCAGTATTATGGTGGCGACCATTGCCGCTTTAGGGATGCTTTCACCGGGACCTGATTTCTTCCTTATTGTGAAAAATGCCGCTCGATATCAACGCTCTGCGGCGTTAATGACCGCCTTTGGTGTGATTGCCGCAATTGCCCTGCATATGTCTTATTGTGTTGCAGGGCTTGCTGTCCTCATTACCACCACACCATGGCTGTTTAATATTTTAAAATACGCAGGAGCTGCTTATTTGGTTTGGATAGGGATCAAAAGCTTATTGCCTCAATCGGGCCATTTAGTTGATTTAAATACCACTGAGCATGAGGTGGTTTCATTTAAAAAAGCCTTTATGCAAGGTTTCCTCTGCAATGTGTTAAACCCCAAAGCCACCTTATTCTTCCTTGCCGTATTTACCCAAGTACTGGACATCAATTCAACATTTGGTGAAAAACTGTGGTTTGCCTTTATTATCTGGGGGTTAGCTGTTATTTACTGGCCTATTTTGGTCTTTCTTATTCAAAGTGCTCCAGTGAGAAAAGGATTAGCAAAAGTACAAAAATATGTAGATAGGATCCTTGGCGTGATCTTAGTTGCTTTCGGCATTCGAGTGGCATTGAGCTAA
- a CDS encoding GNAT family N-acetyltransferase translates to MVTLVVLTTENWEDCADLQVSQAQSAFIASNLYSIAEVQFLTGFVVKGICHQGEMIGMVMYGIDPDDGNYWIYRFMIDEKHQGKGYGKQAMALLIADIQHANTADIPFLMVGYHKENTNAHYFYQSAGFISQGLADWGEHLAQYRLA, encoded by the coding sequence ATGGTAACACTCGTTGTTTTAACAACTGAAAATTGGGAAGATTGTGCTGATTTACAGGTTTCACAAGCACAATCCGCTTTTATTGCATCGAACCTTTATTCGATTGCAGAGGTGCAATTCTTAACGGGCTTTGTCGTTAAGGGGATTTGCCATCAAGGCGAAATGATTGGAATGGTAATGTATGGTATTGACCCAGATGATGGTAACTACTGGATTTACCGTTTTATGATTGATGAAAAACATCAAGGTAAAGGGTATGGAAAACAAGCAATGGCTTTATTAATAGCTGACATTCAGCATGCAAATACAGCGGATATTCCCTTCTTGATGGTTGGCTATCATAAAGAAAATACCAATGCGCATTATTTTTATCAAAGCGCAGGGTTTATTTCTCAAGGCTTGGCAGATTGGGGAGAACATTTAGCTCAATACCGATTAGCTTAA
- the ftsP gene encoding cell division protein FtsP produces MSFNRCQTLVAVGLALCMSYLPMSASAENSRELPVPPLLESRSGQPLFLTLQKVHWSFDGKYSADIWGINGSSPGPTVKVKNGDDLKLIYSNRLPEAVSMTISGLQIPGTQIGGAARLISPNADWSPVIPIRQNAATLWYHANTQGKMGQQIHNGLLGMWIIEDDVTKNLRLPNHYGVDDFPVIIQDKRLDNFGVPEYKADENGFLGDTLLVNGVQNPYIEVSRGWVRLRLLNASNSRNYVMKISDGRPFAMIASDQGLLTVPVNVQELPLAPGERREVLIDMAKTQEVTITAGESATFMDRLKGLFEPSNSLISTNVLTIKATGLMSLVTDGLPTQLTEDKTQVTSSITQRDIHLNDGFGINNATIDTQRVDITSRQGNWERWTITSNEPQAFHIEGVRFKIINRNGQPTPPEDYGWKDTVWVNGRTELLVQMMQPSYNHFPFLFYSQNLEKADLGSAGQLVVSPQE; encoded by the coding sequence ATGTCATTCAATCGATGCCAAACCCTCGTTGCGGTAGGGTTGGCTCTGTGTATGTCCTATTTGCCAATGAGTGCCAGTGCTGAGAACTCCCGTGAACTCCCGGTGCCCCCATTGCTAGAGTCGCGCTCTGGGCAGCCCCTTTTTTTAACGTTGCAAAAAGTTCATTGGTCTTTTGATGGGAAATATTCTGCGGATATATGGGGGATCAATGGCTCCTCACCAGGTCCGACGGTGAAAGTCAAGAATGGTGATGACCTCAAACTAATATACAGTAATCGCTTGCCAGAAGCGGTTTCAATGACCATCAGCGGGCTACAAATTCCGGGGACGCAAATTGGCGGAGCCGCAAGGTTGATTTCACCTAATGCTGATTGGTCACCTGTGATCCCCATTCGCCAGAATGCTGCCACACTTTGGTACCATGCAAATACACAAGGGAAAATGGGACAACAAATCCATAATGGGTTATTAGGTATGTGGATCATTGAAGATGATGTCACAAAAAACCTCCGTTTACCTAATCATTATGGTGTAGATGATTTCCCGGTGATCATCCAAGATAAACGGTTAGATAACTTTGGTGTACCTGAGTATAAAGCCGATGAAAATGGTTTTCTTGGGGATACATTGTTAGTGAATGGCGTGCAAAACCCCTATATTGAAGTATCCCGTGGCTGGGTACGTTTAAGGTTATTAAATGCTTCAAACTCACGCAATTATGTAATGAAAATTAGCGATGGTCGTCCATTTGCTATGATTGCCTCGGATCAAGGCTTATTAACTGTTCCTGTGAATGTCCAAGAGTTGCCACTTGCTCCGGGTGAAAGACGTGAAGTACTCATTGATATGGCTAAAACGCAAGAGGTGACCATCACTGCGGGGGAGTCTGCTACGTTTATGGATAGACTAAAAGGGCTGTTCGAGCCTTCAAACAGTCTGATCTCGACAAATGTACTAACGATTAAAGCCACAGGTTTGATGTCACTCGTGACTGACGGATTACCAACACAACTGACGGAAGATAAGACGCAAGTCACTTCCAGTATTACACAAAGAGATATTCATCTAAATGATGGTTTTGGCATCAATAATGCTACTATTGATACTCAACGTGTGGATATCACTAGCCGTCAAGGAAATTGGGAGCGTTGGACTATTACAAGTAATGAGCCCCAAGCGTTTCACATTGAAGGCGTGCGCTTTAAAATTATTAATCGTAATGGGCAACCTACACCACCTGAAGACTATGGCTGGAAAGATACAGTGTGGGTTAATGGACGTACTGAGTTATTAGTGCAAATGATGCAGCCTTCATACAACCATTTTCCATTCCTCTTTTATAGCCAAAATTTGGAAAAAGCAGATTTAGGTTCAGCAGGACAATTGGTCGTTTCGCCACAAGAATAA
- a CDS encoding 1-acylglycerol-3-phosphate O-acyltransferase, whose product MLALIRAIIVIIYTILVCVGGGIYCLFSPRNPKHVMTFGHMFGRLSVVFGIKIVNRVPKEAKNYGPSIYIGNHQNNYDMVTMSNGVLPRTVTVGKKSLVYIPFFGFLYWITGNILIDRGNRSKAHNTISQVADQIKKRKISVWMFPEGTRSRGRGLLPFKTGAFHAAIAAGVPIVPVCVSSTQGKIKLNRWNNGYAIIEMLDPIDTSTYTRDQVRELAEYCHSLMEAKIKELDLEVEELNKQVKKS is encoded by the coding sequence ATGTTAGCGCTTATTAGAGCGATTATTGTCATTATTTATACCATCCTTGTTTGTGTCGGCGGGGGGATCTACTGCTTATTTAGTCCACGTAATCCGAAGCACGTGATGACATTTGGGCATATGTTTGGGCGCTTATCCGTTGTTTTCGGAATTAAAATCGTCAATCGAGTGCCTAAGGAAGCCAAAAACTACGGTCCAAGTATTTATATTGGCAACCATCAAAACAATTATGACATGGTGACTATGTCAAATGGCGTTTTACCTAGAACGGTAACAGTGGGTAAAAAAAGCTTAGTGTATATCCCTTTCTTTGGTTTTTTATATTGGATCACGGGCAATATTTTGATTGATCGTGGAAATCGTTCAAAAGCGCATAACACGATTTCTCAAGTTGCCGATCAAATCAAAAAACGTAAGATTTCGGTCTGGATGTTCCCAGAAGGCACGCGTAGCCGTGGTCGCGGTTTATTACCATTTAAAACCGGGGCTTTTCATGCAGCTATTGCAGCTGGTGTGCCCATTGTGCCTGTGTGTGTATCAAGTACCCAGGGCAAAATTAAGCTAAACCGTTGGAATAATGGCTATGCTATCATTGAGATGCTAGATCCTATCGATACCTCAACCTATACCCGTGATCAGGTTAGGGAGCTAGCAGAGTATTGTCATTCCTTGATGGAAGCTAAAATCAAAGAGCTTGATTTAGAAGTTGAAGAATTGAATAAACAAGTTAAAAAATCGTAA
- the parC gene encoding DNA topoisomerase IV subunit A, with translation MSEITHDGVERLPLHAFTESAYLNYSMYVIMDRALPFIGDGLKPVQRRIVYAMSELGLSNSAKYKKSARTVGDVLGKYHPHGDSACYEAMVLMAQPFSYRYPLVDGQGNWGAPDDPKSFAAMRYTESRLSKYAEVLLSELGHGTVDWVPNFDGTMNEPKMLPARLPNILLNGTTGIAVGMATDIPPHNAREVADALVALLEKPTLNLDEIMGYIPGPDFPTEAEIISSRDDIRKIYQNGRGSVRMRAVWEKEDGNAVITALPHQVSGAKVLEQIASQMRAKKLPMVDDLRDESDHENPTRLVIVPRSNRVDLEQVMTHLFATTDLERSYRVNLNMIGLDNRPAVKGLVEILTEWITYRRQTVRNRLNHRLEKVLRRLHILDGLLIAYLNIDEVIEIIRTEDDPKPVLMSRFNISDTQAEAILELKLRHLAKLEEMKIRGEQDELAKERDELQAILGSERRLNTLIKKEIQADAKAYGDDRRSPLQEREEAKAMSEHEILPSEPITVVLSDMGWVRSAKGHDIEPTNLNYKAGDGFKEAARGKSNQAVVFLDTTGRSYSVDPLELPSARSQGEPLTGKLTLPPGATIEHVLMAPEEQKYLMASDAGYGFICTFNDLVTKNKTGKALISLPENAKVLTPIELDNAQEDLLLAITKAGRMLIFPVADLPQLSKGKGNKIINIATAQAASGDDVLTWLMILPVGASMTLHFGKRKLKFKAEDLQKYRSERGRKGTSLPRGMHNIERIDIEPVEKNNE, from the coding sequence ATGAGTGAAATTACTCATGATGGTGTGGAGCGTTTACCGCTTCATGCCTTTACTGAAAGCGCTTATCTAAACTATTCGATGTACGTCATCATGGATAGGGCGCTACCATTTATTGGTGATGGGCTAAAACCCGTTCAGCGTCGTATTGTGTATGCAATGTCAGAACTTGGCTTAAGCAATAGCGCAAAATATAAAAAGTCAGCGAGAACGGTTGGTGACGTATTAGGTAAATATCACCCACACGGTGATAGTGCGTGTTATGAAGCCATGGTCTTAATGGCTCAACCATTTTCTTATCGTTATCCATTAGTGGATGGGCAAGGAAACTGGGGGGCACCCGATGATCCAAAATCGTTCGCCGCAATGCGTTATACCGAATCACGTCTATCTAAATACGCAGAGGTTCTTCTCAGTGAGTTAGGCCACGGTACCGTTGATTGGGTTCCGAACTTTGATGGCACGATGAACGAGCCGAAAATGTTACCTGCGCGTTTGCCAAATATTTTGTTAAATGGGACAACGGGGATTGCGGTTGGGATGGCAACGGATATCCCACCACATAACGCCCGTGAAGTGGCAGATGCGTTAGTCGCATTACTGGAAAAACCGACCCTGAACCTCGATGAGATCATGGGGTATATTCCGGGGCCCGATTTCCCAACGGAAGCCGAGATTATCTCTTCCCGTGATGATATTCGTAAAATTTATCAAAACGGTCGTGGTTCTGTGCGTATGCGTGCTGTATGGGAAAAAGAAGACGGTAATGCAGTGATTACGGCATTACCTCATCAGGTTTCTGGGGCTAAGGTTCTCGAGCAAATCGCCAGCCAAATGCGAGCGAAGAAACTGCCAATGGTAGATGATTTACGAGATGAATCTGACCATGAAAATCCAACGCGTTTAGTGATTGTTCCCCGCAGTAATCGAGTTGATCTTGAACAGGTGATGACGCACTTATTTGCGACAACCGATTTAGAAAGAAGCTACCGCGTTAACCTCAATATGATTGGCTTAGATAACCGCCCTGCGGTGAAAGGCTTGGTTGAAATTCTAACCGAGTGGATAACTTATCGCCGCCAAACTGTGCGCAACCGCTTGAATCATCGTTTAGAGAAAGTATTAAGACGTTTACATATTTTAGACGGTTTATTAATTGCTTATTTAAACATTGATGAGGTTATCGAAATCATCCGTACCGAAGATGATCCTAAACCCGTTTTAATGTCCCGCTTTAATATTTCGGATACGCAAGCAGAGGCTATTTTAGAGCTGAAATTACGTCATTTAGCCAAATTGGAAGAAATGAAAATCCGTGGTGAACAAGACGAATTAGCAAAAGAGCGTGATGAATTACAAGCGATTTTAGGTTCTGAACGCCGTCTAAATACCTTAATTAAAAAAGAAATTCAGGCTGATGCGAAAGCTTACGGTGATGACCGTCGCTCTCCACTTCAAGAACGTGAAGAAGCAAAAGCTATGAGTGAGCATGAAATCCTCCCATCAGAGCCCATTACGGTTGTGTTATCTGATATGGGCTGGGTGCGCAGTGCAAAAGGTCATGATATTGAGCCAACCAACTTAAACTATAAAGCGGGTGATGGCTTTAAAGAGGCTGCTCGAGGTAAATCGAATCAAGCGGTGGTATTCCTCGATACCACTGGGCGTAGTTATTCCGTTGATCCATTGGAATTACCATCAGCACGTAGCCAAGGCGAACCTCTGACGGGTAAACTAACGCTACCGCCGGGGGCGACGATTGAGCATGTCTTAATGGCACCAGAAGAGCAAAAATACTTGATGGCGTCAGATGCAGGTTATGGGTTTATCTGTACATTCAATGACTTAGTAACGAAGAATAAGACAGGTAAGGCACTGATTTCATTACCTGAAAATGCCAAAGTATTGACGCCAATTGAGCTAGATAATGCACAAGAAGACTTGTTACTGGCAATAACCAAAGCAGGGCGTATGTTAATATTCCCTGTGGCAGACTTGCCTCAGCTTTCAAAAGGTAAAGGAAATAAGATTATCAATATCGCAACGGCACAAGCAGCAAGTGGCGACGATGTACTAACATGGTTGATGATTTTGCCTGTTGGTGCTTCAATGACATTGCATTTTGGTAAACGAAAACTGAAGTTTAAAGCTGAAGATCTACAGAAATACCGTTCAGAGCGTGGCCGTAAAGGGACTTCATTACCTCGTGGGATGCACAATATTGAACGTATTGATATTGAACCTGTAGAAAAGAATAACGAATAA